A window from Planococcus maritimus encodes these proteins:
- a CDS encoding tRNA (adenine(22)-N(1))-methyltransferase, giving the protein MNAQQLSVRLMKVAAHVQADAVVADIGSDHAYLPCHLLHNGGAVRAVAGEIVKGPYESAKKQVQAEGLEDKITVRLAPGLEAIEPSDGITAVTIAGMGGSLIASILEDGKDRLKGVERLILQPNVHAQAIRLWAVENGWQTVAEEILKEKDKIYEILVLEPTEEKVELDAKQLLFGPELLKQHTEVFKEKWQREAAQWKAIAERLENTTQTEDIRTKKEQLLEKIALMEEVFADENS; this is encoded by the coding sequence ATGAACGCGCAGCAATTATCAGTTCGATTAATGAAAGTGGCCGCACATGTGCAGGCAGATGCGGTCGTCGCAGATATTGGATCAGATCACGCCTATTTGCCTTGTCATCTTTTACATAACGGCGGGGCCGTTCGCGCAGTAGCTGGAGAAATTGTCAAAGGTCCCTATGAATCGGCGAAAAAACAAGTTCAAGCAGAGGGACTGGAAGACAAGATCACCGTACGGCTCGCACCAGGGTTAGAGGCAATCGAACCGTCTGATGGCATAACAGCAGTGACCATCGCTGGCATGGGCGGTTCGCTAATTGCGTCGATTTTGGAAGATGGCAAAGACCGTCTTAAAGGCGTAGAGCGCTTGATTTTGCAGCCGAACGTCCACGCCCAAGCCATACGTCTATGGGCTGTCGAAAACGGCTGGCAAACAGTTGCAGAAGAGATTTTGAAAGAAAAAGATAAAATCTATGAAATTCTCGTGCTAGAGCCAACTGAAGAAAAAGTAGAGCTGGATGCTAAGCAATTATTATTCGGCCCGGAGCTACTCAAACAGCATACTGAAGTGTTCAAGGAGAAATGGCAACGCGAAGCGGCGCAGTGGAAAGCCATCGCCGAACGCTTGGAAAACACAACACAAACCGAAGACATTCGTACGAAAAAAGAGCAATTGCTCGAAAAAATCGCATTGATGGAAGAGGTGTTCGCGGATGAAAATTCCTAA
- a CDS encoding Nif3-like dinuclear metal center hexameric protein — protein sequence MKIPNGQQIIEEFEKWSPKYLAMEGDPIGLHVGTLNKKVERVLVTLDVDEAVVDEAIEKGAGLIIAHHPPIFRPLKNLQTDFPQGRLMEKLIKNDIAVYAAHTNLDVAWGGVNDLLAEALGLSETSVLVKTYEAELVKIAVFVPESHEDQVRKAFGDAGAGAIGDYEHCSYTLSGTGRFRPTASADSYIGEAGKMEQTAESKIEVVVRKAEKDRVIRAMIAAHPYEEPAYDVFTLENKELPMGLGRVGRLKEEMSLDAFAEHVKSSLDVPFVRVVGTGDETIRKVAVLGGDGNKYIQQAKRAGADVYITGDLYFHVAQDAQAIGLPVIDPGHHVEKVMIRGVVDHMTAKGANWQCEFLPSEVNTEPFRLK from the coding sequence ATGAAAATTCCTAACGGGCAACAGATTATTGAAGAATTTGAGAAATGGTCGCCGAAATACTTGGCGATGGAAGGGGATCCAATCGGGCTGCACGTCGGCACTTTAAACAAAAAAGTCGAACGCGTGCTAGTAACACTAGACGTTGATGAGGCAGTGGTGGACGAAGCAATCGAAAAAGGAGCGGGGCTCATCATTGCGCATCATCCCCCGATTTTCCGGCCGTTGAAAAATCTCCAGACCGATTTTCCTCAAGGCCGTCTGATGGAGAAATTGATTAAAAATGATATTGCCGTATATGCCGCACATACCAATCTCGATGTCGCATGGGGCGGCGTCAATGACTTGTTGGCAGAGGCGCTCGGCTTGAGCGAGACAAGCGTATTGGTGAAAACCTATGAAGCGGAACTTGTGAAGATCGCGGTATTCGTACCAGAGAGTCACGAAGACCAAGTGCGAAAAGCATTTGGCGATGCAGGTGCCGGTGCCATCGGGGACTATGAGCATTGCAGCTATACTTTATCAGGCACCGGACGCTTCCGGCCAACAGCCTCAGCTGATTCCTATATCGGCGAGGCCGGCAAAATGGAACAAACAGCAGAATCTAAAATTGAAGTCGTCGTCAGAAAAGCCGAGAAAGATCGCGTGATCCGGGCTATGATTGCGGCGCATCCTTACGAAGAGCCGGCATACGACGTGTTCACTTTGGAAAACAAAGAACTGCCAATGGGGCTTGGGCGTGTTGGTCGCTTGAAAGAAGAGATGAGCTTGGATGCGTTTGCGGAGCATGTAAAATCAAGCTTGGACGTGCCTTTTGTCCGTGTTGTCGGCACTGGTGATGAAACTATAAGAAAAGTGGCCGTACTGGGCGGTGATGGCAATAAATACATCCAGCAGGCCAAACGTGCCGGAGCAGATGTCTATATCACAGGTGACCTATACTTCCACGTGGCACAAGATGCTCAGGCAATCGGCTTGCCGGTGATTGACCCAGGCCATCATGTTGAAAAGGTGATGATCCGTGGAGTCGTCGACCACATGACAGCAAAAGGCGCAAACTGGCAATGCGAGTTTTTGCCATCTGAAGTAAATACAGAGCCGTTTCGTTTAAAATAA
- a CDS encoding 4-hydroxy-3-methylbut-2-enyl diphosphate reductase, with amino-acid sequence MKVKKISPRGYCYGVVDAMVIAKNAAMDETLPRPIYILGMIVHNKHVTDAFEQDGIITLDGTNRLEILEKVETGTVIFTAHGVSPQVRELARRKGLVSIDATCPDVTVTHDLIREKTAEGYHIIYIGKSGHPEPEGAIGVAPDLVHLVEKIEDVNALELEEDKIIITNQTTMSQWDVVHLMERLKERFPHAEVHKEICLATQVRQEAVAEQAGDTDLLLVIGDPMSNNSNRLAQVSQDIAGTPAYRISDLSELKLEWLEGIETVALTAGASTPTPIVKEVMKFLDQYDPEDPETHTLERSVPLNKILPKIKHPKPSDRIEPYPVNE; translated from the coding sequence ATGAAAGTAAAAAAGATTTCGCCAAGAGGCTATTGCTACGGGGTAGTGGATGCCATGGTCATCGCAAAAAATGCAGCCATGGATGAGACTTTGCCGCGCCCGATTTATATACTGGGCATGATTGTCCATAATAAACACGTAACCGATGCCTTTGAACAAGATGGCATCATTACACTCGATGGCACCAACCGCCTCGAGATCCTGGAAAAAGTTGAAACGGGTACCGTGATTTTCACAGCGCACGGCGTTTCCCCTCAAGTGCGTGAACTCGCCCGCAGAAAAGGCCTAGTGTCGATCGATGCCACTTGCCCGGATGTGACAGTAACGCATGACTTGATCCGCGAAAAAACAGCGGAAGGCTACCATATCATTTATATTGGCAAGAGCGGCCACCCGGAACCGGAAGGCGCAATTGGCGTAGCTCCGGACCTCGTCCATTTGGTCGAAAAGATCGAAGACGTCAACGCCCTTGAGCTGGAAGAAGATAAGATCATCATCACCAACCAGACAACGATGAGCCAATGGGACGTTGTTCATTTGATGGAGCGCTTGAAAGAACGTTTCCCACATGCGGAAGTGCATAAGGAGATTTGTCTCGCTACACAAGTTCGACAAGAAGCCGTTGCGGAACAAGCCGGTGATACCGATCTATTATTGGTTATCGGCGACCCAATGAGCAATAACTCCAACCGCCTGGCACAAGTATCTCAGGATATCGCCGGCACGCCCGCTTACCGTATCTCTGACTTGTCTGAACTGAAATTGGAATGGCTCGAAGGCATCGAAACGGTCGCCTTGACGGCTGGTGCATCGACGCCGACGCCAATCGTTAAAGAAGTCATGAAGTTCTTGGATCAATACGATCCGGAAGATCCGGAAACGCACACACTCGAGCGTTCCGTCCCACTTAATAAAATCTTACCGAAGATCAAGCATCCGAAACCATCGGATCGCATTGAACCGTATCCGGTAAATGAATAA
- a CDS encoding DEAD/DEAH box helicase, translated as MTKFNEYRLKPFLLEAVEKLGFKEPTAIQKEMIPQIMSGNSAIGQSHTGTGKTHSFIIPIVERIDVSKQEVQAVIAAPTRELGTQIFNEIQKLIGDSGIEVKSFIGGTDKQRSINKLKTQPHIVIGTPGRLKDLVNENALLVHTAKILVVDEADLAFDMGFIEEIDQVAGKMRDDLEMYVFSATIPEKLKPFLKKYMANPAHIKIGDKRPAAEGLDFYLVPVRSKKKVERLQEIMKIINPYLAIIFVNTRTNADYIAEELSKNGIRVGKIHGDLAPRERVKMMKQVRDLEYQYIVATDLAARGIDIQGVSHVINYELPEDLEFFIHRVGRTARAGLKGVAITMFSPEDEDAIVRVEKMGIPFQQKDIVKGEFADMKERHGRKKRVRTENEADTKAKSMVHKPKSVKPMYKKKMKWKMDEIKKAERRKNRKK; from the coding sequence ATGACAAAATTCAACGAATACCGTCTCAAGCCATTTTTGCTTGAAGCGGTCGAAAAACTCGGTTTTAAAGAACCGACAGCAATCCAAAAGGAAATGATTCCACAAATTATGAGTGGAAACAGTGCCATTGGCCAGTCCCATACAGGTACAGGCAAGACCCATAGTTTTATCATCCCAATCGTCGAACGCATAGATGTGTCGAAACAGGAAGTTCAAGCAGTAATCGCTGCCCCGACGCGAGAACTGGGAACGCAAATTTTCAATGAAATTCAGAAACTGATTGGCGATTCCGGCATCGAAGTCAAATCATTTATCGGTGGAACGGACAAACAACGTTCAATCAATAAATTGAAAACACAGCCGCATATCGTCATCGGGACGCCAGGGCGTTTAAAAGACCTGGTTAACGAAAACGCTTTGCTCGTCCATACAGCAAAAATCCTAGTTGTCGATGAGGCAGACTTGGCATTTGACATGGGCTTTATCGAAGAAATTGACCAAGTCGCTGGAAAAATGCGTGATGATTTGGAGATGTACGTGTTCTCTGCAACCATCCCTGAAAAATTAAAGCCTTTCTTGAAAAAATACATGGCCAACCCAGCGCACATCAAAATCGGTGACAAGCGCCCGGCTGCTGAAGGCTTGGACTTTTATCTAGTGCCAGTGCGCAGCAAGAAGAAAGTGGAGCGCCTGCAAGAGATTATGAAGATTATCAATCCATACCTTGCGATCATCTTTGTTAACACGCGTACCAATGCCGATTACATCGCAGAGGAATTATCGAAAAACGGCATTCGCGTAGGGAAAATCCATGGAGACTTGGCACCGCGCGAACGCGTTAAGATGATGAAACAAGTACGCGATCTGGAGTATCAATACATCGTAGCGACAGACCTTGCCGCACGTGGAATCGATATCCAAGGCGTCAGCCATGTCATCAACTACGAATTGCCGGAAGACCTGGAATTCTTCATTCACCGTGTCGGGCGTACTGCGCGCGCAGGGCTTAAAGGCGTCGCGATCACCATGTTCAGCCCGGAAGATGAAGATGCTATTGTTCGCGTCGAGAAAATGGGGATTCCATTCCAGCAAAAAGATATCGTCAAAGGTGAATTTGCTGATATGAAAGAGCGCCACGGCCGTAAAAAACGTGTGCGTACGGAAAATGAGGCCGATACTAAGGCGAAATCGATGGTCCATAAACCGAAAAGTGTTAAACCGATGTACAAGAAGAAAATGAAATGGAAAATGGATGAAATCAAAAAAGCGGAACGCCGCAAAAACCGCAAAAAGTAA
- a CDS encoding deoxyribonuclease IV: protein MLLGSHVSMSGKKMLLGASEEAASYGSSTFMIYTGAPQNTRRKPIEELNIEAGRAHMAEHGLSNIIVHAPYIINIANTTKPATFELGVEFLQSEIERTAALGAEQIVLHPGAHVGAGVEAGTQRIIEGLNEVLTQDFPVNIALETMAGKGSEIGRSFEELAAIINGVTHNERLSVCFDTCHVHDAGYDIIEDFDGVLEEFDRLIGIDRLQVLHINDSKNVRGAGKDRHENIGFGEIGFEALNSIVHHKQLMHVPKILETPYVGLDAKKKQAPYAYEIEMFKNGVFAPGEIEKMKFPIES from the coding sequence ATGCTATTAGGATCGCACGTCTCGATGAGTGGCAAAAAAATGCTTCTCGGAGCCAGTGAGGAAGCCGCTTCCTACGGCTCTTCGACTTTTATGATTTATACGGGCGCACCGCAAAATACGCGCCGTAAACCGATCGAGGAACTTAATATCGAAGCAGGCAGAGCGCATATGGCGGAGCATGGGCTGTCAAATATCATCGTTCACGCACCTTATATCATCAATATCGCCAACACCACCAAACCGGCTACTTTTGAGCTCGGCGTTGAATTCCTGCAATCCGAAATCGAACGTACTGCAGCGCTTGGCGCGGAACAGATTGTACTGCATCCCGGTGCCCATGTTGGTGCGGGAGTAGAAGCCGGAACCCAGAGAATTATCGAAGGCTTGAACGAAGTACTGACACAAGATTTTCCGGTTAATATCGCTCTTGAGACGATGGCTGGAAAAGGCAGTGAAATCGGCCGCAGCTTCGAGGAACTCGCAGCAATCATTAACGGCGTAACGCATAACGAACGTTTGTCGGTCTGTTTTGATACATGCCACGTTCACGATGCCGGTTATGACATCATAGAAGATTTTGACGGAGTGCTCGAGGAATTCGATCGTTTGATTGGAATCGACCGACTGCAAGTGCTGCATATCAATGACAGCAAAAATGTGCGCGGGGCAGGAAAAGACCGTCATGAAAACATCGGCTTCGGTGAAATCGGCTTTGAGGCACTCAATTCAATTGTCCATCATAAACAATTGATGCATGTGCCGAAAATATTGGAAACGCCTTATGTCGGCCTAGATGCGAAAAAGAAGCAAGCGCCATATGCCTACGAAATTGAGATGTTTAAAAATGGCGTATTCGCACCTGGTGAAATCGAAAAGATGAAGTTCCCGATTGAATCCTAA
- a CDS encoding metal ABC transporter ATP-binding protein → MAAPLINIKEVSYEYEQTTALDHISMVVEEGDFLAILGPNGSGKSTLLKIMLGLIQPSEGSVELFGIDSKKFKHREWIGYVSQKSNSFNSAFPATVQEVVAGGLAKKAGLFHKLPKNTLEQVEEALDAVGMKSFKHRSISELSGGQQQRIFIARALVAKPKVLILDEPTVGIDVQNVQAFYDMLAALNRERNITLVLVTHDVDTVTDRISHVACLNQTIHFHGFKDQLHMMSDEKREAWYGHSVRKIHHTEGSHTHA, encoded by the coding sequence ATGGCAGCGCCATTGATCAACATTAAAGAAGTCAGCTATGAATATGAACAAACAACAGCACTGGACCACATTTCGATGGTCGTAGAAGAAGGCGATTTTCTAGCAATACTCGGCCCTAATGGATCGGGAAAATCGACTTTATTGAAAATTATGCTCGGGCTCATCCAACCATCCGAAGGTAGCGTGGAATTGTTTGGTATTGACTCTAAAAAATTCAAACACCGCGAATGGATCGGCTATGTGTCACAGAAATCGAATTCGTTTAACTCTGCTTTTCCGGCTACTGTCCAAGAAGTGGTAGCAGGGGGGCTCGCTAAAAAAGCCGGGTTGTTCCATAAACTGCCGAAAAACACTTTGGAGCAAGTCGAAGAAGCGCTTGATGCGGTTGGCATGAAATCGTTCAAGCACCGCAGCATTAGCGAACTTTCTGGGGGCCAGCAGCAGCGGATCTTTATCGCCCGGGCACTTGTTGCTAAGCCGAAAGTGCTCATTCTTGATGAGCCGACTGTCGGCATCGATGTCCAAAACGTTCAAGCATTCTACGATATGCTCGCAGCGCTAAACCGCGAGCGCAATATCACGCTTGTTCTGGTAACGCATGATGTCGATACAGTGACCGACCGCATTTCGCATGTGGCGTGCTTGAACCAGACCATCCATTTCCACGGCTTCAAAGACCAATTGCATATGATGAGCGACGAGAAGCGCGAAGCTTGGTATGGCCATTCCGTTCGGAAAATCCATCATACGGAAGGAAGCCATACGCATGCTTGA
- a CDS encoding metal ABC transporter permease — protein MLEAILSYEFLQNAFASGLIIGVIAPLLGVFIVVRRLSLIADALSHVTLAGIAGSLYLSQSVGALALLNPLYLGIASSVLGSMLIERLRSVYKHYEELAIPIILSAGIGFGAIFISLAEGFSSDLFGYLFGTVSAVSRQDLYIVAGIAVIVLAFIRIFFKELFVLSFDDEYARASGLPAKWIHFLFMIVTALVIAGSMRIVGILLVSSLMTIPVATAMRVAKSFKQTIWLSILFGEISVLAGLVAAFYFDLAPGGTIVVTSIAILLVILAYRKISLSKKRGAAA, from the coding sequence ATGCTTGAAGCCATCTTGTCCTATGAATTTCTACAAAACGCATTTGCATCCGGCTTGATCATCGGCGTTATTGCCCCATTGCTCGGTGTCTTTATCGTCGTTCGAAGGCTGTCGCTGATCGCCGATGCCCTTAGCCACGTGACGCTTGCCGGCATTGCCGGAAGCCTGTATTTAAGCCAAAGTGTCGGGGCCTTGGCGCTATTGAATCCGCTTTACCTCGGAATCGCCTCATCGGTATTGGGGTCGATGCTCATCGAGCGGCTGCGCAGCGTCTATAAACATTACGAGGAACTGGCCATCCCGATCATCTTGTCTGCAGGGATTGGCTTTGGTGCCATTTTCATTTCCCTTGCGGAAGGGTTTTCTAGTGATTTGTTCGGTTATTTGTTTGGCACAGTGTCAGCCGTTAGCCGACAGGATCTCTATATCGTCGCGGGGATTGCTGTTATCGTGCTGGCATTTATCCGCATTTTCTTTAAGGAACTATTCGTCTTGTCCTTTGACGACGAATACGCGCGGGCATCCGGCTTGCCGGCAAAATGGATTCATTTTTTATTTATGATCGTTACCGCCTTAGTCATTGCCGGGTCGATGCGCATCGTCGGTATCCTATTGGTGTCATCCTTGATGACCATTCCAGTAGCGACGGCCATGCGCGTCGCCAAAAGTTTCAAGCAAACGATTTGGCTATCGATTTTATTCGGCGAAATATCGGTCCTCGCCGGTCTGGTGGCTGCTTTTTACTTCGATCTGGCACCAGGCGGTACGATTGTTGTCACGTCCATAGCCATTTTGCTGGTCATTCTGGCTTATCGGAAAATCTCGTTATCTAAGAAAAGGGGGGCAGCCGCATGA
- a CDS encoding Fur family transcriptional regulator: MNLNKAWGILKENGFKETTKRNQILEIFEGDERYLTARDILDVMQKDYPSMSYDTVYRNLATFVSLDILEATELSGEKHFRMHCESDHHHHHFICMDCGKIKEIPLCPMDLLGAALPAYEIDNHKFEIYGKCPECK, from the coding sequence ATGAACTTAAATAAAGCGTGGGGCATCCTGAAAGAAAACGGTTTTAAAGAAACGACAAAACGCAATCAGATTTTGGAAATTTTTGAGGGTGACGAACGCTATTTAACGGCTCGCGATATTTTAGATGTCATGCAAAAAGACTATCCGAGCATGAGCTATGACACGGTCTACCGTAATTTGGCAACGTTTGTCTCGCTCGATATTTTAGAAGCGACCGAGTTGTCTGGTGAAAAGCATTTCCGCATGCATTGCGAAAGCGATCATCACCACCATCATTTTATCTGCATGGACTGCGGCAAAATCAAAGAAATTCCACTATGCCCTATGGATTTATTGGGTGCGGCATTGCCGGCCTATGAGATAGACAACCATAAATTCGAAATCTACGGGAAATGCCCGGAGTGTAAATAA
- the ispG gene encoding flavodoxin-dependent (E)-4-hydroxy-3-methylbut-2-enyl-diphosphate synthase, whose product MTHRSKTRPVKVGDITIGGSNELFIQSMATTKTHDVEATVAEILRLEEAGCQVVRVACPDERAAYAIGEIKKQINIPLVVDIHFDYKLALIAIEQGADKIRINPGNIGRREKVEAVVNAAKAKGIPIRIGVNAGSLERKILEKYGYPTADGMVESALHHIKILEDLDFHDIIVSLKASDVSLAVEAYEKASKAFDYPLHLGITESGTLFSGTVKSSAGLGALLAKGIGNTLRVSLSADPVEEVKVARELLKVFGLSSNAATLISCPTCGRIEIDLISIANEVEEYISHIKAPLKVAVLGCAVNGPGEAREADIGIAGARGEGLLFMHGKTVRKVPEETMVEELKIEIDKLAEEYFAKQAEEKKQKELEQQQA is encoded by the coding sequence ATGACTCACCGTTCAAAAACACGCCCCGTCAAAGTCGGCGATATAACGATTGGCGGAAGCAATGAACTATTCATACAAAGTATGGCGACAACAAAAACGCACGACGTAGAAGCAACGGTTGCGGAGATTCTCCGCCTCGAAGAAGCCGGATGCCAAGTTGTCCGTGTCGCTTGCCCCGATGAGCGTGCTGCGTATGCCATCGGCGAAATCAAGAAGCAAATCAACATCCCGCTCGTCGTCGATATCCATTTTGACTACAAGCTGGCCTTGATCGCCATCGAGCAAGGCGCTGACAAAATCCGCATCAACCCGGGCAATATCGGCCGCCGCGAAAAAGTGGAAGCGGTCGTCAATGCTGCGAAAGCGAAAGGCATCCCGATCCGTATCGGCGTTAACGCCGGTTCACTCGAACGCAAAATCCTCGAGAAATACGGTTATCCGACAGCGGATGGCATGGTCGAATCGGCCTTGCACCATATTAAGATCTTGGAAGACCTCGATTTCCACGACATCATCGTTTCGCTAAAAGCATCCGATGTTAGCTTGGCTGTTGAAGCATATGAAAAAGCTTCGAAAGCATTCGACTACCCGCTTCACCTCGGCATCACGGAATCCGGTACTTTGTTCTCCGGCACTGTGAAAAGTTCTGCTGGGCTCGGGGCATTGCTCGCCAAAGGCATCGGCAACACATTGCGCGTTTCTTTGAGTGCAGACCCTGTCGAAGAAGTCAAAGTGGCTCGTGAACTATTGAAAGTGTTCGGCTTGTCATCAAACGCAGCTACACTTATCTCATGCCCGACTTGCGGACGCATCGAGATCGACTTGATTTCCATCGCGAACGAAGTGGAAGAGTACATCTCCCACATCAAAGCACCGCTTAAAGTCGCGGTACTCGGCTGTGCCGTCAACGGCCCGGGTGAAGCACGCGAAGCCGATATCGGCATCGCCGGCGCACGCGGTGAAGGCCTGCTGTTCATGCACGGGAAAACAGTCCGTAAAGTGCCTGAAGAAACAATGGTCGAGGAATTGAAGATCGAGATCGATAAATTGGCGGAAGAATACTTCGCCAAGCAAGCCGAAGAGAAAAAGCAAAAAGAATTGGAACAACAACAAGCATAA
- a CDS encoding DUF1189 family protein yields MNLYQLFKASFMEPKKRAAVRIMPIGRILKFVFLFITLLSALSFVEFQLGIGSSSSELEGLLQFIEEIDWLLYPFALVFLFVSTTLYHFIKISVFAAFGYGFLALLKRRGEYRHMWRTAALAVTVPTIAAYVASFWVNSLWISFITSLWTLFLLYSAARFYPKAPPAKKTR; encoded by the coding sequence GTGAATCTGTACCAATTATTCAAAGCCAGTTTTATGGAACCGAAAAAACGGGCGGCTGTCCGAATTATGCCGATCGGCCGTATTCTCAAGTTCGTGTTTCTGTTCATCACCTTGCTGTCGGCCCTGTCGTTCGTGGAATTTCAACTTGGCATCGGCTCAAGCTCCTCGGAACTTGAAGGTTTGCTGCAGTTCATTGAAGAGATTGACTGGCTGCTGTACCCATTTGCACTTGTATTTCTCTTTGTCTCGACAACGCTTTATCATTTTATCAAAATCAGCGTATTTGCGGCTTTCGGCTATGGATTCCTCGCCTTACTTAAGCGTCGCGGCGAATACCGGCATATGTGGCGCACGGCGGCACTCGCCGTGACCGTCCCGACAATCGCCGCGTATGTGGCGAGCTTCTGGGTCAATAGCCTATGGATATCCTTCATCACTAGTTTGTGGACGCTGTTTCTTCTATATAGTGCAGCGCGATTTTACCCGAAAGCCCCGCCAGCCAAAAAAACACGCTAA
- a CDS encoding Na/Pi cotransporter family protein, translating to MEMNWQELLFSFFGGLGIFLFSIKYMGDALQKAAGDKLRDILDRFTTNPFMGVLVGIVVTILIQSSSGTTVIVVGLVSAGFMTLRQAIGVIMGANIGTTVTAFIIGLDVGEFALPIMAVGAFLIFFIKKNQIQNIGQVIFGFGGLFFGMETMSGAMKPLRELPAFIDMTVNLSEFPILGVAAGTIFTFIVQSSSGTIAILQGLYAENLVTLDAALPVLFGDNIGTTVTAVLAALGTSIAARRAAAVHVLFNVIGSIIFLILLVPFTAYVEWITGVLNLEAKMQIAFAHGTFNIVNTMIQFPLIGAWAYLVTKVIPGDEVLIEFKPKHLDLNFIEQSPSIALGQAKEEVLRMGKYSVQGLEETYEYLKTKSKKNAEMGYQLEDAINNLDGKITDYLVLISAESISAADSTRHTMLMETVRDIERIGDHFENIIELIDYQEANKVKLTAEAMEDLDEMFTLTIATVSKSLDALDTTSHELAREVAEQEDLIDKMERKFRKKHILRLNEGACSAQAGIVFVDIVSNLERIGDHSVNIAEAILGNRT from the coding sequence GTGGAAATGAATTGGCAGGAATTGCTGTTTTCCTTCTTCGGGGGACTCGGTATTTTCCTATTCTCAATCAAGTATATGGGCGATGCCTTGCAGAAAGCTGCAGGCGATAAACTACGGGACATCTTGGATCGTTTTACGACCAATCCATTTATGGGTGTCTTGGTCGGTATCGTAGTAACGATTCTGATTCAATCAAGTTCAGGGACGACCGTTATCGTTGTCGGCCTCGTTAGTGCCGGCTTCATGACGCTCCGACAAGCAATCGGCGTTATCATGGGGGCGAACATCGGGACGACGGTAACAGCCTTCATCATCGGCTTAGACGTTGGTGAATTTGCCTTGCCAATCATGGCGGTTGGGGCGTTCTTGATTTTCTTCATCAAGAAAAACCAAATTCAAAATATCGGGCAAGTCATTTTTGGTTTTGGTGGATTGTTCTTCGGGATGGAAACGATGAGTGGGGCGATGAAACCGTTGCGTGAATTGCCGGCCTTCATCGACATGACCGTCAACTTGAGTGAATTCCCGATTCTCGGCGTTGCAGCGGGAACGATTTTCACTTTCATCGTCCAAAGCTCCAGCGGGACGATCGCTATTCTCCAAGGTCTCTATGCAGAGAACTTGGTTACACTTGATGCCGCATTGCCGGTTCTATTCGGTGACAATATCGGAACAACCGTGACGGCTGTGCTCGCAGCACTAGGTACTTCCATTGCCGCGCGTCGTGCAGCAGCTGTCCACGTCCTGTTCAATGTCATCGGCTCGATTATCTTCCTGATCTTGCTCGTGCCATTTACAGCATATGTCGAATGGATTACAGGTGTTTTGAACTTAGAGGCGAAAATGCAAATCGCATTCGCTCACGGGACATTTAATATTGTAAACACCATGATTCAATTCCCATTGATCGGTGCTTGGGCATATCTTGTGACAAAAGTGATTCCAGGGGATGAAGTGTTGATCGAATTCAAGCCGAAGCATTTGGACTTGAACTTTATCGAGCAATCGCCATCGATCGCTCTTGGACAAGCTAAAGAAGAAGTATTGCGCATGGGTAAATATTCTGTGCAAGGTCTTGAAGAAACGTATGAATATTTGAAAACGAAAAGCAAGAAAAATGCTGAAATGGGCTATCAATTGGAAGATGCCATCAATAACCTGGATGGCAAAATTACCGATTACCTGGTGCTCATTTCCGCAGAGTCGATTTCAGCAGCAGATTCTACTCGCCACACGATGCTGATGGAGACGGTCCGTGATATCGAACGGATCGGCGATCATTTCGAGAACATCATCGAATTGATCGATTACCAGGAAGCCAACAAAGTGAAATTGACAGCGGAAGCGATGGAAGACTTAGATGAAATGTTTACTTTAACCATTGCTACTGTTTCTAAATCACTTGATGCACTCGACACGACAAGCCATGAACTTGCGCGTGAAGTGGCAGAGCAGGAAGACTTGATCGACAAAATGGAACGTAAATTCCGTAAGAAACACATCCTTCGCCTGAACGAAGGCGCATGTTCCGCGCAAGCGGGAATTGTTTTCGTCGATATCGTTAGCAACTTGGAGCGCATCGGCGATCACTCTGTTAATATCGCGGAAGCCATCCTCGGCAACCGTACATGA